The following is a genomic window from Nitrososphaerota archaeon.
GATCATATTCTTTAACACGCATAGAAACTCCTACACCAGTACCAGCAGTTCCTATTCCAACTATAATCATATCAACTTTTCCATTTGTTTGTTCAAGAATTTCTTTTCCAGTAGTTTGATAATGTGCTAAAATATTTGCAGGATCTTTAAATTGGTCTATATCTATATATTTTTCAGGATTTTCTTTAAGAATTTTTTGTTTAAGTTCTATAGCTCCACCAGTTCCTTTCTCTCCAGGTGAAAGAATTAATTCAGCGCCATAAGCTTTTATTATTTTCCTTCTTTCAATACTAACAGATTCTGGCATAATTATTGTGATTTTATATCCTTTAATTGCAGCTATCATTGCAAGAGCTATTCCAGTATTTCCAGAAGTTGCCTCTAAAATTGTTTTTTCTTTACTTAATTTTCCAGATGCTTCCGCATATTCTATAAGATATAATGCCATTCTATCTTTTATAGAGCCTCCAATGTTATACCATTCTAATTTTGCATATATTGTTGCATCTTCTGGCTTCGTTAATTTATTTATTTTTACCATTGGTGTTTTTCCAATTAAATCAATAATACTATTTGCAACAATCATAAAAATCACTCTTCATTTAAATTAATATTTTTTATTTATTAAAATATTTATTCATTTTAAAAGTGAGAATGG
Proteins encoded in this region:
- a CDS encoding PLP-dependent cysteine synthase family protein, with the protein product MIVANSIIDLIGKTPMVKINKLTKPEDATIYAKLEWYNIGGSIKDRMALYLIEYAEASGKLSKEKTILEATSGNTGIALAMIAAIKGYKITIIMPESVSIERRKIIKAYGAELILSPGEKGTGGAIELKQKILKENPEKYIDIDQFKDPANILAHYQTTGKEILEQTNGKVDMIIVGIGTAGTGVGVSMRVKEYDPNIKIVGVVPSLGVSIQGLRNPKEPYPTKLFRREFFDEIVEIKKEEIPKIFEVARKMAKEEGLLIGISSGAIMYIALKKARELGKNKKIVAILPDSGMKYLSTELFEA